One region of Ananas comosus cultivar F153 linkage group 9, ASM154086v1, whole genome shotgun sequence genomic DNA includes:
- the LOC109715034 gene encoding probable WRKY transcription factor 14 — MCDSFWQRMEADQRGDLADIVRAGGLTTTPSPEFLLTSCGPMPSFRTSSSSTDADRPMNNFGDPFANLGDPLLNKSTGTGFFDVQETATAVETVGDLGQKFDLIGEKIDKQPCNIFSRVLQISPAGPNAWGLSPTAIKPSPSMPGGMVKLGEGLVGGAADSMAGMQISPPHSSGIKRRKNQAKKVVCIPAPAAANGRPNGEVVPSDLWAWRKYGQKPIKGSPYPRGYYRCSSSKGCSARKQVERSRTDPNMLVITYTSEHNHPWPTQRNALAGSTRSQTTKSSYSGSNSSPRSQKQSQALKEATDSTSSSNINPPAKEEVVENEKPIDAAEYDEFDTISHRGYNPMISESSHSDDFFADLAELEPDPMSLIFSKELSEAKPDEERGDNAMDPFDMFGWARD, encoded by the exons ATGTGCGACTCCTTCTGGCAAAGGATGGAGGCCGACCAACGCGGAGACCTTGCGGACATAGTGCGTGCGGGCGGTCTCACCACAACCCCGAGCCCCGAGTTCCTTCTCACCAGTTGCGGGCCAATGCCATCGTTCAGGACATCATCGTCATCAACCGACGCCGACCGGCCCATGAATAATTTTGGCGACCCCTTCGCCAACCTCGGGGACCCTCTGCTCAACAAATCGACCGGCACGGGCTTCTTCGATGTACAAGAGACCGCGACGGCGGTGGAGACTGTCGGGGATTTAGGTCAGAAGTTTGATCTGATAGGCGAGAAAATAGACAAGCAGCCGTGCAACATATTCTCGCGGGTGCTTCAGATCTCTCCGGCGGGTCCCAATGCGTGGGGTCTGTCGCCGACGGCGATCAAGCCTTCTCCTTCAATGCCCGGCGGCATGGTGAAGTTGGGGGAAGGGTTGGTCGGCGGTGCGGCAGACAGCATGGCTGGGATGCAGATCTCTCCGCCGCATAGTTCGGGTATCAAAAGAAG GAAAAACCAGGCAAAGAAGGTGGTGTGCATTCCAGCCCCGGCGGCAGCGAATGGAAGGCCGAACGGAGAGGTCGTTCCCTCTGATCTATGGGCTTGGAGGAAATACGGACAAAAACCAATCAAGGGTTCTCCCTACCCGAG GGGTTATTACAGATGTAGCAGCTCAAAAGGATGCTCTGCCAGAAAGCAAGTCGAGCGTAGCCGAACTGATCCCAATATGCTAGTAATAACATACACATCTGAGCACAACCATCCATGGCCGACACAACGGAATGCGCTTGCCGGATCGACACGATCCCAGACAACAAAGAGCAGCTATTCAGGTTCAAATAGCTCTCCTCGAAGCCAAAAACAATCACAAGCACTTAAAGAAGCTACGGATTCAACAAGCTCAAGTAACATTAATCCTCCAGCAAAAGAAGAGGTGGTAGAGAACGAGAAGCCAATTGATGCAGCTGAATATGATGAATTCGATACAATATCTCACCGTGGATACAATCCCATGATATCCGAATCAAGCCACTCCGATGACTTCTTCGCGGATTTGGCTGAATTGGAGCCCGATCCAATGAGCCTCATCTTCTCCAAAGAACTTTCGGAAGCGAAACCTGATGAGGAGAGGGGAGATAACGCTATGGATCCATTTGACATGTTTGGCTGGGCGCGGGATTAA